The segment tttatctttttttttttctttttgagtgGATCAAGCACTTTTTATCTGCAGGAGTATTTCTCCTCCATCAGTTCTGTAGACCACCACCAACGAACAGCACCCAATATCTGTTGTCTCGCGCACCACCACCCAAACGCCTCGACCCGGCAGACCGGAGATACGTGTGCGACGCTGAACCCGCGACGTGGACGCGCGAGAAGATCCCTCCACACGGATCTCCTCCTGTCCACCAGCTCAGCTACTTCAACTGACGAGCCGGCGCACGGCCAAAAGATTCTCGTGGACATCTCCGGCGCCCACTTGTATGGTTGTATCCCGCGCGCGCTCTCGGGACAAGCTAGCTCGCCATCGCCGCCCGCGTCGCGTCCATGGAAATGGTGGAGTGCTCCCTCGTCGCTACACTTGCTCCGCGCCCGCTGCCGGGACGAGTCCGGAAGGCCTTGCCGCGGCCGGCGGTTCTTGGTGGGAGAGCGAGACTCCGGGTGCTGTCCGCGGGCCTGGGCCGAGAGCAgcctccgccgccgcagcaggCGGGAGTCCGGGCTTCCGGGCCGGATCACGGCGGCCGGACGCTGGGACACGCTGCGGTGGGgctcgccgccgcggccgtgGTGTCACTGACCGGGTTCTCCGGGGATGTGTCCCCGCTGCCGGCGCCGCCTGCCCGGGCCGAGTCGCTCACCGTCGCGTTCCCCGTCTCCAAGGCGCGCGAGGTGAGTTGGGTTGGGTTCCTCAAGTTCCCAGTGCCGCCGCGTTTTCCAAGAAAGATACGGACTTTACATGGTGAatggtgattgtttgtttggGTTGTTGTTGGCAGGTGAACAGAGTGCAGAAGACGCTGGTTGAGACGTGGGGGCTGATCCGTGAGACCTTTGTTGATCCTACCTTCAACCACCAAGGTACAAGTACCACCCCCAATTTTGCGTAATGGTTCTGTCTAATCAGTGTTTTCAGTTGCTAGTTTTGAAGTGAAGTGATAGGAGCTAGTGTTTGGTTGGTATTGTAAGTTTGTAACAAGAGTGAAACGGTGGAGCTCACAGCTGTTGCGACACCAAAATCACCAATTCACCATTTGAAGACAAATGAAATAGGATGAGTTATTTTTCAATGTACTTATTTTACCAAGCGTGCAGATTGGGATCAAAAACTGCAGCAAACCATGGTAGAGATATTTCCACTGAAATCAGCGGATGCTGCCTACAGTAAGATCAGTGGGATGCTATCCACACTCGGCGATCCATTTACGAGGATCATCAGCCCCATGGTATGCATGCTTGGGTTGATATTGTCAAGTGAGAACATCTGTTGCTACCTGGCCTGCACAAAGCTAGTATGAGTTGTGACAACTGACAAGTCTGTGAATGATTGTTCACATACAGGAGTACCAGAGTTTTAGGATAGGAAGTGATGGGAATGTGCAAGGGGTTGGGGTGTTCATAAACAAGGAGCCAAGCTCTGGACGGTTGGTAAGTTTGTTTTTGTTCATCCCCTTGTAAAGAGGACGTAATAAGGGAGTGTTCCAATTACTAATTCCAGATCTGTTTCAGCTTGTTATGGACTGCATTCAGGGAGGCCCAGCAGATCGAGCAGGCATCCATGAAGGCGATGAACTAGTTGAGATAGATGGTATTTACTTTTTTGTACTGTTCATCTTTTTAGTAATTACACAAGCCATACGAATTAAGTTTTGTATCTAGCATGCTTGCATAGTTTTTATGTGTTGTATTAGTACATGTCCATGAGGCATCTGTTTTGACTTCAGCTTTATCCTTTTTTTATAAACATTTAATTATACAGAAAGTATGAAAATGCAGCTTAATACTGTGGGGATTCATTACAGGTGATAGGATAATTGATAATTAGCTGTAATATCTACTTTGTACTTCTTACATTTTGCCCCTTTCGTTGGTTAACAGTCAGCTGCAGATATAGTTTGACAGTTTGAGCGATGATTTGAACAAATATTATGAATCGCTTGTCAGATTTGTGAGCCAAAACTGTGATTGATACATGCTAATGGTGCTTCATTATCTATTTTTCCCTGTTATTGTGCAGTAAGTTGGTATATAACCAGGCCCATTCCCAGGAGGGTGGGGGGTTTATTATTGATGATGATATCTTCTCATTTCTGCAGGCAAAAGTGTTTCTGGTTTGGATGGAGAGGCTGCGGCTCAGAGGCTTAGAGGCCGTGTAGGAACAACAGTGAAAGTGAAGTTGTTAGATGTATTTCCTTACCTTAAGCTTCGCAGTATATCCTTAGCTTCAGTTAAATCTCGTTTGCTTGTCGTGAAGCATACTTCAACTTGAGATGTACTAGTTCAACATTCAGACACttgtaaaaaaacaaaagaaaaaaaaaacagacacTGATAATAAGTAGCCAAGGTTTTTGTTTATAGAACTAAAAAAATCATAGTCTGGCATACGCTTCTATTATattatatcatatcatatcccgAATTCCCTTTATGTAATTTGGTCAACTCAGGTGTGGAAAGATCGTTCCTCGTTGTTGTATTTGCTTACTTGCTGATGCATAGTTATGTATCCAGGGAACTGACAGTGAAAGGGGTGGGAGTTTAAGGCAAAAGGAGGTAAatgcttaacttgctgaccaaaCCATTCTAAAATCTTAATATTTTTATATGTGTAATTTGAAAGGTATAATCTGCGCCTAGAGAGCTCATCAAATTGCAATAGCCACTCTGTTGAAAAATGCATTAACACAAGAGAACCATTTTCCTACTAAGACAGTGATCGAGTGGTTCCTAATTACATTCACTACCTTTTGTTTCCAAAGGTCCAGCTGTCTCGTGAAATTATCAACCTTTCACCTGTGTCAACTGCAATTATCTCTCATAGGTCTGATGATGGCCATGAGTGCAAGACTGGTTATGTTAGATTAGCTTCCTTTTCTCAGGTAAATACTGTACATGTTCGAATTTTGGTTTTTCTTTTATGTTTGCACCTAAAATAAAGTTACCATTAAACAAAGTTGGATTATTTTTCTCAGTATGGATTTAATAACTCAAATTTTCAAAAATTTCCTTGTGCATGATTATATTGAAGGAGTGTAAACATTTGAGGCGTCCATTTGCAACCTTGTTGGCCCAGTTattctaaaactgaaattaatcTTATTTTATTGTCCATCACCAAGTTGAGTTTGAAAACACCCTGAACTTGTTTGTTGTGAACCAAATATGTTCTTATCTTAATCCTCAATTATATGCTGATGAAATACTTCCATATTATCTTTTTAGACCATTCATATTGTATCCTTTTTTTAAACCAGACTGCAGCAGCTGAAATGGAAAATGCCGTGAAAAGGATGGAGGATGTGGGTGTCCAGTCTTATATTCTAGATCTACGGAATAACCCAGTCAGTCTATACTTGTCATAGTTGTCCTTCAGATGTTGAATTGCTATATTTTTCTTGTACATTAATCTTGTCGTTTTTAATAGGGAGGTCTAGTAAAAGCTGGTCTTGATGTGGCTCAAATTTGGTTGGATGGAGATGAAACTCTTGTCAACACTATTGATCGTGATGGGAATGTGCTACCAATAAATATGATCCAAGGGCATTCGTTAACGCATGACCCTCTTGTTGTGCTTGTGAGTTTTCCATCCCTGCATCCTTTACTGTTCCTCCTCTATCATATAGGGGTACAAAACTTGATAAAAAGAACCACAATACTATACTGCCATGTCTAATATGTATGCGATACTTATACGTGCGAAGCACAAATGGTTTTTTTGTAACAATGCTGTAGTCTTCAGAAATATCACAATACTTTAAGGCCTAAGCCTATAACCACTCTTAGTGAAATTGTGTTACCTACATACAATGAAGTTTGTTGTTTCAATGCTTCCAAAGATTATATTCTATTTGCATAGTGATCTTTAAATGATTTATGTTTTCATTTTTTCTCAAGAATAAACATAATTAGTATAGATTTTCTTTTTTACTTCCTACTGGACTACAAATGTTTTGAtattacttttattttttttccttgtCTCCATTTACCTGATGTGTGTTCTGTGTTTATGTTTGTTAACGCAGGTCAATGAAGGAAGTGcaagtgcaagtgaaatcttggcaGGGGCATTACATGACAATGGACGAGCTATTCTGGTTGGCCATAGAACCTTTGGTAAAGGAAAAATTCAGGCAAGACTAACTTCACATGATACTATTCTTTTCTGTAAAATGCTTTATTTCGGTATGCTTCACAATCCTGTTCTGTTGCGCAGAGTGTGACTGAGCTGGATGATGGCTCTGCTCTGTTTATCACAGTTGCAAAGTATCTATCTCCAGCGCTGCATGAAATTGATCAAGTAGGAATCCAACCTGACATACAATGCAGCCCTGATGTCCTATCTTTGCCAAGAGCGCCTTCGCTAAAAGAAAACAGCGAGGCCACAAGTTTGGAGATGGATTCATGTATCATGGTTGCCGAACAAGCGTTGGAAATTGAGCAAACAAAGGGTTCTGCTTCTTAGATGTGCTACTTCTGGGCTCTCTATATGTTGCATTGTAGAGTAGATTGGTAGCTTACCGTAGAGGCTTAAAGTTCTGTATATGTAgtggtgtatatatataggctGATCCTCGCATGTTTCATTTTAGGCATTATCTATTCGGTGGTTCATGGGAATGCATATAAGTTGACCCTGTGTCGGTTTGATTCTTGGCATATGCCATCACATATTCAGAACTATAGCATGCAATTTTTTGTAATTAGGCTTGTTGGTTCTTGTGTAACCTTTAAGGTTCATCAGCATCCAAAGGTCAGGGAAGGTCAGGGGATCGATTAAGAGAGAATTAAGTTTTGGCACTGAAACAAATCAATCTTCTTTCTAAGGCACtaaaaattttgaactttttttttatctaaCACCGAGTTGAATTGTTTTTCGTAAATGGTACTACCGTCCATTTGTTTGAATGCCCAAATAGACGGCGGTTATATTTACAGAAGAAAATTTCAATTTGGTGCCATGTAAGGAAGTTCAAATTTTATAGTGCACTAGAAGGAAGACGAATTTGTTTTGGTGCGGAATAGATAGGGCGTGTTTGATATGCAAGCTCGTGAGAGCCTAGCCGCCGAGCCAAGCCTAGGCGGCCTGGCTGTCATGGGCCAAGGCCCTTGTTTGATTGTATTTTAGGAAAAGTAGGTAATCTAGATAATTTTTTGTTTGATTTCTATTTAGGAGCCTAGCTAGTATCAACTACTATCTGCGTCTGCCCAAAAATCGCCTACGTGAGCTTAAGCTCAGTCTGGCTCTTTAAAAACGGAGAAGAGGAGCGTTTAtcgagagaggagagagaaggtatTTTACAGCCTAGGAGTTAGGCCAGGAGATGTGCCAAATATATCAAACACTATCTCTTGCAGCTCTATAGCCTGGTCAGGGAATCTAGGCTCGTATCAAACACGCTCTAATCCTCCATTGACTAATATCTAAGAGCATTCCTACTATATTTAGAATAAACAATAGTCTTTTGTATAACCGATTGAAGTTAAAAAATCAAGCTTCAGTGGatcttttttctatttttctcaATTTGAGAAAATCAAACCCCCTCCCCCCCACCTAATTCCTTGATAAAAGGGAAAACATTTTTCTCGATCCTCTATCTTCCTCACTCACTAACCACTAGAACCCACCAGGCTGCTCGACGTGTCGTGCCCTTTACCACTTGTCTTGCAGTGCCACCCGTCACACGCGCTCCTGCGCCAGCCCTTGTCCAGTCTTGCCCACTTTGTGCGTTGAGGTGCTCACTCGCGTTGGATAGAGAAAAAACGAGACGTGAGAGAAAATACGGGAGGAAGAGAGCACTGATATATGGGGTCCACATATTAAAAAGGATGATGATTTGTTGAATTACTGGGGCAGATATCTCCCTAAGAGGATGCTAATGCTGATGttaatttgttatgagaaaaaatattattttatgaCTAAAAATTAAGACTAATTTttactgataagctcaagcgaagagCCCTAGAACGTAGATTTATATTTTAGCTATTTAGCCTGAGCATAGTATTTAGTATGATAGATATGAATAGACCAAAGTTTCAGTGATATTTTTTATGCTTCATTCAATACTTCAAGTATAAGTTATACCTAGAGCAGATCTGACCGCCAATATCTCGTTCGCAACGCCATTTTGATTATGTGTGCAACAAGAGGGTTTGGAAAGTTGGGTTTCATGTTCAGTGTATATGCTCCATTAACTAAAGTATTCTGTTATAGTTTTATAGGATTTTCACTTAAAAAGCCATGTTCATCAGTTACAAAGGTCAATGGGTCTGGAAAAGATCCCATATAGGGAATGGTCCTGACCAAGAATAAGCTCCTCTAACACTTTTAAAACTTTTTCTTTGGGCTCTCAaagaaaatttatttcatttgtAGCTTCACGTAGTTTTAGTATAAATTTCCATATCAACTATGGGCACAACAGTGTGAGGCGCAATGACAAATTGAACCTAAGCTTCACACACAATTTGACCTCGTCAAAGAGTCTCGGCAATTCAGCTGGTAAGAATAGAAGTGGATTTATCCATGAACCCATAATTTATATGCAAAAAAGAAATTATTTGTGGACTCACGACAAACATGCTTGtacctagggccttgtttagttccaaaaaatttacaaaatttttcagattccccgtcacatcgaatctttagacgtatgcatgtagtattaaatatagacaaaaataaaaactaattacacattttggtcgaaattgacgagacgaatctttggaccctagttagtcaatgattagacaatatttgtcaaatacaaacgaaagtgctacagtatcgatttcaagaaatttttttgaactaaacaaggccctagaatGGCTCTTAGAAATCGGTTACCCCACCTAGTATAGGTCGAAATAAGGTCTAGTTTAGctccgaaaactttttgatttttgttattatagtattttcgttgtttttgataattattatccaatcatagattaactagactcaaaagattcatctcgcgatttacaagtaaactgcgcaattagtttttattttcgttaatatttagtgtttcatgcatgtggcgtaagattcgatgtgacaggaaatcttaaatgttttttggtttttggggtgaactaaacaaggcctaagatctcTACGAAGAATTGAGACAATTTAGTTGGCCATCCAAGGTAGTATACATAGGCAATCAGATCTTCCATAAGTATCTCCAACAACTCCTCAAATCCACTTGATATTCTTATTattttggcaaaaacacaaaaacacctctccaacaacttggtaaatcCACTTGGTATATTTCCAACTGCGTAAACACCGTCCCCGCGCGCGGAGGAACTTGCTATCGCGCGTGAGAAGGGGAATGCGGACACCGCGAGCTGTTGTTGTTGATGGGGGCGCCCCACGTTGGACGGGTCACCGGCTCCGTCACCCGCATCGGACCGGAGGACGAGGACGCAGCACCGGCGGTGGTAGAGCTATCACTATCAGGCGGGTCCGGCGGGTCGAAGGCGGCCGCCGTTAGAGCCAAGAGGCGGGCGCGGGCACGGCAGCTGAGCGAGCTGAGCGTGCCGGCGGCGGCGTTCGACTTCTCCATCTCCAAGTCCGGCAGCCTGCGGGACTGGCTGCGCCAGGGTGGGCCGATCTTCTCGTCGGGATCCTACGTCACGCCTAGGTTCGGGACGTAGCCAACGCCAGCTGAGGTCGGAGGATGCCGGCGAGAAGCTGCGGCGGTGTCGCTGAGCAGGAAGCCGCCCGCCGGAGGGCTTGCCGCCGGTGAGAAATCGGCCGGCGGAGCCCCTCCCTGCTCGGTCCCGACATGAGATCGAAGGCGGAGGGCATTTGCCAAAATTTATTACACTTTGTGGACTAATATGTAAAACAGTCAAAGACACATAAATTTACAGATGTGGGCTTCGTTAATTTCATGCAAAATGCAGGGTACGGAAGGGTACCAGTCAGTGCTGggctttgtttttcttttccccTGTTTGGCAAGTTAAAAATAAAGAGTTGTTGGAGATGGCATATTATTTCACTTGTTATATCTTTTAGCAACTTGCTAAATCACACAATTTGACAAGTCAATTATTCCAAGTTATTGGAGATGCTTAGTGGTACGTGGAAATTGATCTCTAGCTCTAGCACTGCTCCCCAATTCTCATATGCTTTCTACCGAAAGACCATCATTTCCAACATTCCATTTCTCGGAGCCATACCAGAAAAAATGACATAAATGATAGAACAATAGCTTTATTTCCTTAAAATGATTTCTACAAATGTTAGAGGGCCATTAACAACGCTGCATGGCGTGGTGCTTTCTGGTGATTACTACGAGTGTGTTTAGTTCATTTTTAAGACAAGTCTTACTAGCAAAACTAAGTCATGTTAGTTTTAGTCTGCTCCAACAAAGCCAATTCATAGTTGTTTGGTTGTCTGCAGTGTGTTAGCCTGACTACAATATAtgtttggttggttggttggCTTGCTTTGCATAGAGTTACCTCTTTTTCTTTAGGATGGTGAGTTCACCCTCTCTGTGACATTGTGTCGAATAGCTACTGGTGTTAATCCTAAATTTTGGCGAGACAAGATTCGCCTATAGGCCCACCCCATAGAAAGGAGCAGTTGAATAGTGGATCGATTAAACATAAGCTTGAATGAAGATAGTTCATCAGGGCATGTCGAATCAAGGCAGGATGTGAGAAGACGTATCGGGTTACGTTACGAGAAGGAATTGGAGCTTGGATTACCTTTTTTGAGTACGTGTAATATTAGGACATATGACTAGGTTTTCGGGCTATAAATATCAGAGACCTCCTCGTAAAAAATCAACAATTCAATGAAAAACCTTTCCGGCTCCCGTCACCAACATTAGGAGTAGGAGCAAGAGTAGATATCGACAAGACCTTTGACAAATCGAGTTGCATTGGTTTATCTTCCATAACTATCTAAGTTAACTAATCTATTTATCTTGATTGTTATATGTTATGTGTTCAAGATATTTATTTAATCATAATTAATCTGGTAATTAAAACCAAATTTAATTATGACGAAGTAAATAGATCTTGACCATGCTTCATGGACCCCGTATCGACTAAATAGCCGATCCGGTTAAGCTCCAACGAGTAGCATATGTGTGTAAATTCGATTACGAAATTAAAAGAACTAGTAATTTatgttgaatttattgaagccCGTTGACCTATAGACCAGGTGAATATAAATTTAATACATTTATAAAAGTAATTTGTTAAAAATGCAGGCCTTTAGACCAGTTTTAATGAGTTATTGTTTATTAAACGAATAAGAGGATAAACATGCGTAAACTATTTCGTATGTACGAATAACATATCGGCTAAATAGTCCATCCAGTTATTTTTGCTCGTGATCCAATTTGAACAGCAAATGGCATAACGCATTATCATTACATTATCATTAGAAGTTGACTTTTTAGTCAATTTCCTTTGGTTAACTACTACTATGGGCCACATATTCTGGAACTGTTTGGCAGCAACCGACAGGTTCCATAATTTGATATTTGTGTTTTGTTCCCTTGTCAATTTCAGGTCAAATTGACTGGAACGACATGGATTTAAGTCACCAAACTAAGCTTGTGTTTTGAGGCTTAGGAGGTCTCGAACTCTAGCTTCTGTACGCCCTTTGAGAGCCTTCGAGTGTGTTGAGCAAGAAACAATTTTTtcgcaccaacacatcttttggcatgcccagtgggaccacGATCAACGACATGGATAATAAGAATGTGCTAAATGTTACTCTAGATGAGCTTCCTGATCAAATGAAGGAATTGGTAGTTACTGCTGTCAACCAATACCAAGAGAAGTGTCTGCTCTCTTTTAGTAAGAACAGAGATAGGAAGGTGATTCAGAATACTTTATTTCCAAGAGTAATTATGGAAGGAGAACGTGACCCAGTGTTCAGATTCAGCATAATGTCATGTATAAGACTATCAGCAAAGCCATGACGTCAACCTTGGCTAATCATAACGAGATGTTTCTGAATGGTATCACTAATACTATTAAAGAAGTTTTTAATCTAAATATACAAAATAGAGGTCCAACATATTCTATCCCTAATGGAGCTAGACAGATGTTTGTCGGGCAAACATCGGGAGAGCAAGCATATGAGAAATCATTAGTTGGAAGTCATCGCTTCAATGGAGGTGACATTGTTCAACAGTCAGTGCAATAGTCGACAATAGACTATAACAATGGTTATTCGGCTATAAATATTGCTCCTCAGAACTGAAGACTTGTCAGGGATTTCAATGCTCCACCATATCAAGGAAGGATAGCACCTAGAGAAATACCCCCTAGTTATCATTGTGTTTCTAAGCATTATACTCTAAATGCTTATAAAAATCCTGGATATCAGCCTAATTCTCTAAGAGGGCAGAATACTGGTTATCTAGAACCAAACAACATGAATCAGCAAGAAACGTAGTTTCAAGTAGATCAGCTGATGAATCAGGTGACTGATATGGTTCAACGCCAATTCGGTCTAAAACCCAAAAATATGACAGTTTCATATAGGAAACCATATCCAGCATGGTATGATCAAGTGGTGTTACCACCAAGATATAGGCTGCCTGATTTTGTCAAGTTTACTGGGACATGTTCAACATCGATTATGAGCATATTAGTCAGTATTTGGCTTAGCTAGAAGAAGTTGCTGATGAGCCTGCATTTAAAGTGAGATTCTTTCCTCTTTCTTTATCAGGGCCAGCATTTTCATGGTTTGCATCTCTACCACATGACTCTATTGTTGGATGGGAGGATCTAGAAACTAAATTCAATTAGTACTTTGATTTAGGGGTCATGGAAAAGGGATTACAGATTTAGTCGATGTGAAACAGGGAAACAATAAAACTGGACTCTATTATCTTTAGAGGTTCAAAGAAGTCAGGAATCAATGCTATACTTTAACACTTTCAGAAGCTGAGTTGGTTAGTATTGCAATTCGAGGGCTAATGCCAGCTATTAAAGAAAAGATTAGGTTTGATTGTCCCAATTTGGCTGCTTTGGCGAGAAAATTATCTAGCATGGAAGCACAGTTCAGATATGCACGTTTCAATAAGCCTCAGAAGGTGGGCAATGTCGGCTACGATTTTGATTCAGGTGTTTTTGAAGAAATAGTcaatgatagtgatgaagagGTTGAAAGTGATGAAGTAGTTGTTGTGGACTAGGTTTGCAGATATTCTGAATATATTCCATGGGCCAAAAATaaatccatagaagaagaggGAAAGAAATTCAActttgatatcactaaagctGACAAAATCTTTGATTATCTGTTGGAGAAGGGGCAGATTAAGTTGATAGGAAATCATAGGAGTACCTTTAGCTGAAAAGCTCAAGAAGAAAAGGTACTACAAGTGTCATAATTCTACTACCCATAATATCAATGATTGTAAGGTTTTTAGGGATATTATCTAGTAAGCCATTAGTAAAGGAAGAATTAGGTTGGAGAAAACTAAAGGTGGTATGGGTATAGAAGGTCATCCTTTTCAACAAATATGGTTGCATCTTCTTTTCCAAGAGGAAAATTCAAGGTACTTACTTCTGATAGAGCCAAGGAAACTAAGGCAGTTGATTCTGAAAGGCAAATATCAGCTGCGGAGTATCATGAGATTAAGAAGAAGAAAGATTGACAAAATAGTCGATATGACCAATCTAAAACCTCTAAGGATGGTGAAATACGCAGGCATCCTACTGTTAGGATCCTGTTAAATAAATGGCCAAGGCAAAAAGAAAAGAATCAGATGCGTTGAGAGAGGGATTATTGGAGGTATCAAGAGATGTATGATAGAAGGAGAATTCAGGAAAAAATGaatatcattggaattgtcctttCTTCTGACATTGCTGGAATGAAGGCTTGAAATTGTTGACTCTAAATAACTGTCCTGAATGCAGTGGTCAGTATTGGGAATATTGTCAGGCAAGAGTCAAGCACCAACCTGTACATGAGCGActaaattttggagaagtgggtCGGCGTATAAAAATAGAAGATATCCATGATCGGCTGAAAGGAGAGATAGCTGATCAGGAAATAAATGATAAGAAGTATATCTAGTAGGAAAACCAACGGTGTCCAAGTGGGCTTATAAGTAGCCAAAAAAGAAGAGTTCAACATTTTAGGAATGATGAGTTACATATCAGAAGAGGCGTAAAGTCTGGCAGGTCAAGCAAACGGTTAATAAGGGTAAAGGTAAGACACAAGTTAAAGTTTCTAATATTTTCATGTTGCCTGCTAAGTTTATAGCTAATgataatgaagtggctatggctCAATGGGTTTGTCAGGCAGAAAATGCAACCTTTGAGAAGCCTGAGAAGTATTTACATTTAAAGGCATTATATCTTAAAGGATTCATTGATGGAAAACCATTGACTAAGATGTTAGTTGATGGAGGCGCAGCTGTCA is part of the Sorghum bicolor cultivar BTx623 chromosome 10, Sorghum_bicolor_NCBIv3, whole genome shotgun sequence genome and harbors:
- the LOC8078250 gene encoding carboxyl-terminal-processing peptidase 3, chloroplastic, translating into MEMVECSLVATLAPRPLPGRVRKALPRPAVLGGRARLRVLSAGLGREQPPPPQQAGVRASGPDHGGRTLGHAAVGLAAAAVVSLTGFSGDVSPLPAPPARAESLTVAFPVSKAREVNRVQKTLVETWGLIRETFVDPTFNHQDWDQKLQQTMVEIFPLKSADAAYSKISGMLSTLGDPFTRIISPMEYQSFRIGSDGNVQGVGVFINKEPSSGRLLVMDCIQGGPADRAGIHEGDELVEIDGKSVSGLDGEAAAQRLRGRVGTTVKVKLLDGTDSERGGSLRQKEVQLSREIINLSPVSTAIISHRSDDGHECKTGYVRLASFSQTAAAEMENAVKRMEDVGVQSYILDLRNNPGGLVKAGLDVAQIWLDGDETLVNTIDRDGNVLPINMIQGHSLTHDPLVVLVNEGSASASEILAGALHDNGRAILVGHRTFGKGKIQSVTELDDGSALFITVAKYLSPALHEIDQVGIQPDIQCSPDVLSLPRAPSLKENSEATSLEMDSCIMVAEQALEIEQTKGSAS